The proteins below come from a single Aspergillus oryzae RIB40 DNA, chromosome 5 genomic window:
- a CDS encoding MFS transporter (synaptic vesicle transporter SVOP and related transporters (major facilitator superfamily)) has protein sequence MQSFRQYRRMRRDLQESIKLHGPYAAAGDRHVQPTDDILEDADDARLEKGIHSMNGHGQSPYSTPGIVLHDGQRVTVPGVNLRRASEICERVNTKTLFIVGFDGPDDQLNPKNWSIGRKWATLGIVGTTGMLVGWASSIDSTVIKQGQEAFGVSEVAESLATALFLFAFGFGSLVAAPFSETVGRNPVYIATLSILMIFTMASGLAPNFGAQLAFRFLAGLFGCTPMTTFGGSMADIFDPMDRTYAFPVCCTLSFLGPFLAPMVGAFIGQSTHISWRWTEWCTLIMAALVTGAIFLFVPETYGPVLLQWKAKQLREITGDPRFMAEIELRQTSLVTRLMHSCSRPFHLFFREIMVALFTMYLVVVYIVLFGFLTGYEFIFGRTYGFTQGSVGLTFIGMNIGFLIAFAMVPHIYFSYKKRLQNAIENGHNGLPPEERLWFAMYGAPWLPISLFWMGWTSYPSISYWSPLVASVAFGFSVQGIFISTYQYLIDTYELFAASALVSATFFRYIAAGAMVIVSIPMYGNLGVHWSLTLLGCISVLMTPVPYIFYKYGHVIRQRNKKTP, from the coding sequence ATGCAGTCCTTCCGCCAATACCGACGGATGCGCAGAGACCTGCAAGAAAGCATTAAGCTGCATGGTCCGTATGCCGCTGCTGGTGATCGTCACGTCCAGCCGACCGATGATATTTTGGAGGATGCCGACGATGCCAGATTGGAAAAAGGCATCCATTCAATGAACGGACACGGCCAATCTCCATACTCCACGCCAGGAATCGTTCTTCACGACGGCCAGAGAGTGACCGTTCCTGGAGTCAATCTCCGCCGCGCCTCCGAAATCTGTGAGCGCGTCAATACTAAAACACTTTTCATTGTCGGGTTCGATGGCCCGGACGACCAGCTCAATCCCAAAAACTGGTCTATAGGGCGGAAATGGGCGACATTGGGCATTGTAGGCACAACGGGTATGCTTGTTGGATGGGCTTCCTCCATCGACTCCACTGTGATTAAACAAGGGCAAGAGGCGTTCGGAGTCAGCGAGGTCGCCGAATCTCTCGCAACTGCCCTGTTCCTGTTCGCATTCGGCTTCGGTTCTCTGGTAGCAGCACCTTTCTCTGAGACTGTAGGGCGGAATCCGGTCTACATAGCGACGCTGTCCATTCTAATGATCTTTACGATGGCCTCAGGTCTGGCTCCGAATTTTGGAGCCCAGCTTGCCTTCCGCTTCCTGGCTGGACTGTTCGGATGCACACCGATGACCACCTTTGGTGGCAGTATGGCGGATATCTTTGACCCTATGGACCGCACATACGCCTTTCCAGTTTGTTGCACGCTATCCTTCCTGGGGCCGTTCCTAGCTCCAATGGTTGGAGCTTTCATTGGCCAAAGCACGCATATCAGCTGGCGCTGGACTGAATGGTGCACACTGAtcatggctgcattggtAACCGGCGCTATCTTCCTGTTCGTTCCAGAAACTTATGGTCCCGTACTGTTGCAGTGGAAGGCAAAACAATTGCGTGAGATTACCGGTGACCCGCGTTTCATGGCGGAAATTGAGCTTCGCCAGACATCGCTCGTGACTCGGTTGATGCACAGCTGCTCCCGTCCCTTCCATTTATTCTTCCGGGAGATTATGGTAGCACTTTTTACCATGTATCTGGTCGTGGTATACATTGTCCTATTCGGGTTCCTGACGGGCTATGAGTTCATCTTTGGTAGAACATATGGCTTTACCCAAGGGTCTGTGGGCCTGACATTTATCGGCATGAACATCGGATTCCTGATCGCCTTTGCCATGGTGCCGCATATTTACTTCTCATACAAGAAGCGCCTTCAAAATGCGATTGAAAATGGACACAATGGGTTGCCACCGGAGGAGCGACTTTGGTTCGCTATGTACGGAGCGCCTTGGCTACCAATATCTCTTTTCTGGATGGGCTGGACCAGCTATCCCTCTATCTCGTACTGGTCGCCGCTAGTCGCCTCGGTGGCTTTCGGATTCTCTGTCCAAGGAATCTTTATTTCCACGTATCAGTACCTTATCGACACGTATGAGCTCTTCGCAGCAAGTGCCTTAGTGAGTGCAACTTTCTTCCGTTATATCGCCGCTGGCGCGATGGTCATCGTGTCAATCCCGATGTACGGAAATTTGGGCGTACATTGGTCACTCACGTTGCTGGGGTGTATCTCGGTCCTGATGACCCCTGTAccttatattttttataagTACGGACATGTCATTCGGCAGCGGAATAAAAAGACCCCCTGA
- a CDS encoding uncharacterized protein (predicted transporter (major facilitator superfamily)), producing MQGEALRFAQIFLIVCPSFILFGYNQSGVGGLTDFPSWVRQFPEIDTVNTTGAQKSHNATVQGAVVASYTLGALFGSLICTWIGDILGRRRTIFAGACIALIGQALECSAYALAQFTVGRVILGWGVGMLSATVPVWQSECSPADKRGRNVVLTGMFIAFGFALTQWINFGFYHMQERSASWRGSLAIPALFSLTIMGSIFLLPESPRWLVLKNRSDTAQQTLACLRQKDAVSPEIMHELRGIEVSLEESSSGNMGLRDIFTMGEEKLFYRFVLCILLQFFQQMTGGTLISVYIPIIFEDNLHLGSSLAKVLAACALTWKFICCFVGFYVVDRLGRRAAFMISGGGMSMCMLALTVSNSFSNNHTASIISALFIFIYNFFLPVGFLGANFVYPAEVAPVRLRVAMHSFSIANQWLWMFVVAMITPTAIADIGYRYYIVFTVVGGLIPPVVYLFYPETMNRSLEEVNQIFHDAPSIMSAVKMSRTLPIGGSVIGEIEGKKIVEEIE from the exons ATGCAAGGCGAGGCACTTCGCTTTGcccagatcttcttgatcgTGTGCCCGTCCTTTATTCTCTTCGGTTACAATCAATCCGGTGTTGGAGGCTTGACAGACTTCCCTTCGTGGGTGAGGCAGTTCCCTGAGATTGACACAGTCAATACCACAGGTGCTCAGAAATCCCACAATGCTACAGTGCAAGGCGCCGTGGTTGCTTCTTACACCCTTGGTGCTCTCTTTGGGTCCCTGATCTGTACGTGGATTGGCGACATTCTCGGTCGGCGTCGAACTATCTTTGCCGGGGCATGCATTGCCCTAATAGGTCAGGCATTAGAATGCTCAGCTTACGCTCTGGCACAATTCACAGTCGGCCGGGTAATCCTCGGGTGGGGTGTGGGTATGTTGAGCGCTACAGTGCCGGTCTGGCAGTCAGAGTGCTCACCGGCGGATaagagggggaggaatgTAGTGTTGACAGGCATGTTTATTGCCTTTGGGTTTGCTCTGACACAGTGGATCAACTTTGGGTTCTATCATATGCAGGAACGGTCCGCATCATGGCGAGGGTCGCTGGCAATCCCAGCGCTTTTCTCTTTGACTATCATGGgcagcatcttcctcctgccGGAATCTCCTCGCTGGCTTGTTCTCAAAAATAGATCGGATACCGCCCAGCAGACCCTCGCCTGTTTGAGACAGAAGGATGCGGTATCACCCGAGATTATGCACGAACTACGTGGAATTGAGGTCTCCCTGGAGGAATCATCAAGTGGTAACATGGGACTCAGAGATATCTTTACcatgggagaggagaagCTCTTCTACAGATTCGTTCTCTGTATTCTCCTgcaattcttccagcagATGACTGGGGGTACACTCATTTCGGTCTATATCCCgatcatcttcgaagataaTCTACACTTAGGCTCCAGCTTAGCAAAGGTTCTTGCCGCATGCGCTTTGACTTGGAAGTTCATCTGTTGCTTTGTCGGCTTCTATGTCGTGGACAGACTCGGACGCCGGGCTGCCTTTATGAtcagtggtggtggcatgtCCATGTGCATGCTGGCACTGACAGTGTCCAACTCATTCTCAAACAACCACACTGCGTCTATTATCTCGGCGCTGTTTATCTTTATATACAATTTCTTCCTTCCGGTGGGATTCTTGGGGGCGAACTTCGTTTACCCGGCTGAGGTTGCCCCGGTTCGTCTGCGTGTCGCCATgcattccttctcaatcgcGAATCAGTGGCTATG GATGTTTGTGGTCGCTATGATTACCCCTACCGCGATCGCCGACATTGGCTACCGCTATTACATCGTATTCACCGTCGTTGGCGGCCTCATTCCGCCGGTAGTTTACCTCTTCTATCCGGAGACAATGAACCGATCCCTGGAAGAAGTCAACCAGATCTTCCACGATGCGCCCTCTATTATGTCTGCCGTGAAGATGTCCAGAACGCTCCCTATTGGTGGTAGCGTCATCGGAGagattgaaggaaagaaaatagttgaagagattgaatGA
- a CDS encoding uncharacterized protein (mitochondrial tricarboxylate/dicarboxylate carrier proteins) gives MSPLHQTAPDTRIKKRDVGASNLLLGASLNMFEVTTLGQPLEVIKTTMAANRSDSFITALRRVWSRGGIAGYYQGLIPWAWIEASTKGAVLLFVASEVEYHSRTVGASEFLSGIAGGMVGGAAQAYATVGFCTCMKTAEITRQKQAAAGLKPPGALETFVTMFRTEGLRGINKGVNAVAIRQVTNWGSRFGFSRLVEDAIRRATNKGREERLGVVEKILASGVGGALASWNQPIEVIRVEMQSQKADPNRPAKLSIGSTFRYIYAQSGIRGLYRGVTPRIGLGIWQTVCMVALGDVYETYDKHYSSIDSITISPSVTD, from the exons ATGtctcctctccatcaaaCAGCGCCTGATACCAGAATCAAGAAGAGGGACGTTGGAGCGAGTAATCTTTTGC TTGGTGCTAGCTTGAATATGTTCGA AGTCACCACACTCGGACAG CCACTGGAGGTCATCAAGACCACCATGGCAGCCAATCGATCGGATTCATTTATCACAGCCCTCAGACGCGTCTGGTCGCGAGGAGGAATCGCCGGTT ATTACCAAGGCCTAATCCCATGGGCCTGGATTGAAGCGTCCACGAAAGGCGCGGTTCTGCTCTTTGTGGCCTCCGAAGTCGAGTATCATTCGCGGACAGTCGGGGCCTCCGAGTTTCTGTCCGGCATCGCAGGAGGCATGGTCGGTGGTGCGGCCCAGGCATACGCAACGGTCGGGTTCTGTACCTGTATGAAGACAGCGGAAATTACTCGACAAAAGCAAGCGGCAGCGGGGCTGAAACCCCCGGGTGCCCTGGAGACATTTGTCACGATGTTTCGGACGGAGGGATTGCGAGGAATTAACAAAGGAGTCAATGCTGTAGCAATTCGGCAGGTCACCAATTGGGGGTCTCGGTTCGGCTTCTCGCGACTGGTTGAAGATGCGATCCGCAGAGCCACCAACAAAGGGCGAGAGGAGCGACTCGGTGTTGTTGAGAAGATACTGGCCTCGGGCGTTGGAGGTGCTCTGGCGAGCTGGAACCAGCCCATCGAGGTGATTCGGGTAGAAATGCAGAGCCAAAAGGCCGATCCCAATCGCCCCGCAAAGCTCAGTATTGGCAGCACGTTCCGGTACATATATGCGCAAAGTGGGATACGGGGCCTGTACCGCGGAGTCACGCCACGCATCGGTCTCGGAATCTGGCAGACTGTGTGCATGGTGGCGCTTGGAGACGT TTATGAAACGTATGATAAGCATTATAGTAGTATAGATAGCATAACTATTTCTCCTTCAGTAACTGACTGA
- a CDS encoding fungal specific transcription factor domain-containing protein (predicted protein) has translation MAYHCTECLPRGQLMPAEKLLTKNLYAEIQRLWEVEKHLKSLPTAQSSILIGLLCCTFGLDRFGTQYIMHGAQLCLNLGLQNESPSYFYGGAPDEYGHLARSHKLVAWAVYDVQGLASQVYRKVPAWKEPPPVKFSPIEAAGLDAGVEWSPYPFATPISQPFFFTAACFRSDLVTIVHQIAKFALQFPDAVMNNDDWEYGRQLHQKLLQWKATLPPVLLLEHNTTPHVICLQFAIPSTALRRQ, from the exons ATGGCTTATCATTGTACCGAATGCTTGCCGCGTGGGCAACTCATGCCCGCA GAAAAGCTGCTGACCAAGAATTTATATGCCGAGATACAGCGTCTATGGGAGGTCGAAAAACACCTCAAGAGTCTTCCCACTGCGCAATCCAGTATCCTGATTGGGTTACTCTGTTGCACCTTTGGCCTGGACAGATTTGGCACCCAGTATATCATGCATGGGGCTCAACTATGCCTAAACTTAGGACTCCAGAATGAGTCTCCATCATACTTCTATGGCGGCGCACCGGATGAATATGGACACCTCGCTAGGTCTCATAAGTTAGTTGCCTGGGCGGTGTACGATGTTCAAGG CCTTGCATCTCAAGTTTATAGAAAGGTACCAGCCTGGAAAGAGCCTCCGCCCGTGAAATTCTCCCCAATCGAAGCGGCCGGATTAGATGCAGGTGTTGAATGGAGTCCCTATCCGTTCGCGACTCCTATTTCCCAGCCATTCTTCTTCACGGCGGCGTGCTTCAGGTCTGACCTAGTTACTATAGTTCATCAAATTGCCAAGTTTGCCCTTCAGTTTCCCGATGCGGTCATGAACAATGATGATTGGGAGTACGGCCGCCAATTGCACCAAAAGCTGCTGCAGTGGAAGGCCACCCTGCCTCCTGTTCTTCTACTTGAACATAATACCACACCGCACGTAATCTGCTTACAGTTCGCCATCCCCTCCACCGCGTTGCGTCGTCAGTGA
- a CDS encoding uncharacterized protein (predicted protein), with protein sequence MSQALDDMGSLILLFKRCHGWKSLPVVMLHYFCVAGVHSVSKLNAHEPKWSYILEDCVVGLWHMSLGWGRLCTAFLRTIELVLKQNNPDPSLVPSRVVEIFRKLNEGALWTVTDISSLAADYVVYTATQSDSSSSPSSAYRYQGLQDLINDMDNLSINLSSESPESLSSVKEPYDSRSSEDPDIRKT encoded by the coding sequence ATGTCGCAGGCTTTAGATGACATGGGGTCCTTGATTTTGCTATTCAAACGCTGCCACGGATGGAAGTCTCTTCCGGTTGTCATGCTGCACTATTTTTGTGTCGCAGGGGTTCACTCAGTGTCGAAGCTGAATGCTCATGAACCGAAGTGGAGCTATATCCTGGAGGACTGTGTGGTGGGCCTTTGGCACATGAGTCTGGGGTGGGGTCGTTTATGTACAGCCTTCCTCCGGACGATCGAACTGGTTTTGAAGCAGAACAATCCGGACCCGTCCCTCGTGCCTTCCAGGGTCGTCGAGATATTCAGGAAACTAAACGAGGGCGCTTTGTGGACGGTGACAGACATCTCATCCCTAGCGGCCGATTATGTGGTTTACACGGCCACCCAATCGGACTCAAGTTCGAGTCCATCGTCGGCTTACCGGTACCAAGGCTTGCAGGATCTTATCAATGACATGGATAACCTCTCTATCAATCTAAGCTCCGAATCACCGGAGTCCCTCTCATCTGTCAAGGAGCCCTACGATTCCCGCAGTTCCGAAGATCCTGACATTCGAAAGACCTGA
- a CDS encoding uncharacterized protein (predicted protein) codes for MTSPDPPTPSTPEIAFISGPLDIGPNNFYFHTHYIPQINAAIERGHHFVIGPVAGVDRAALDYLLAYPIPPSRITIFVTPTENILMGEEFRSRAVNVHVVDGGMNITTRDRDAAMTRASSYDILRWRPRKEAREFYGRMYREGYVTNTEMNWRRRRDINEMEMVREEDVDIFRDEKHSVGKRAVDALCGSFRSGS; via the coding sequence ATGACATCCCCAGATCCACCAACTCCCTCAACCCCAGAAATAGCATTCATCTCCGGTCCTCTAGACATAGGCCCAAACAACTTCTACTTCCACACCCACTACATACCCCAAATCAACGCCGCCATTGAACGAGGCCATCACTTCGTGATCGGCCCTGTCGCCGGCGTAGACAGGGCCGCCTTGGATTATCTCCTTGCATATCCTATTCCTCCATCACGTATAACCATCTTCGTGACGCCAACTGAGAATATCCTGATGGGCGAGGAATTCCGCTCTCGTGCTGTCAATGTACATGTTGTCGATGGAGGTATGAACATAACGACTCGGGATCGTGATGcggcgatgacgagggcTAGCTCTTATGATATTCTCCGGTGGAGACCGAGGAAGGAGGCGAGGGAGTTCTATGGACGGATGTATAGGGAGGGATATGTGACGAATACGGAGATGAattggaggcggcggagagATATTAatgagatggagatggtgagggaggaagatgtggatataTTTCGGGACGAGAAGCATTCTGTAGGGAAACGAGCCGTTGATGCGCTTTGCGGGTCGTTTCGTTCTGGTTCATGA
- a CDS encoding sulfatase family protein (sulfatases) → MRILAINLILAASALALDQAPLQLQDSSSGNIPDIIRNNDTHGRPNIVFILVDDQDLQMDSLSYTPHTNHYIRDQGVFYKNHFVTTALCCPSRVSLWTGKQAHNTNVTEIYPPYGGYPKFVSEGHNENWLPLWLQDAGYNTYYTGKLFNAHTVDNYNLPFAKGFNTSDFVLDPYTYQYLHPVYQRNHDPPISYSGQHTIDVLRKKALDLLDDAVAESHERPFFLTIAPIAPHSNFEMTNASDYTTFRFSAPIPLERHKDLFPEVKVPRTEHFNPDQPSGVNWISTLPQQNQSSIDSNDEFYRARLRALQGVDEIVEQIVQRLEDAGVLDNTYIFYTSDNGYHIGQHRLHPGKECGFEEDIRVPMFIRGPGIPSGEEVGFVTTHIDLAPTIFEIAGLDLKEEFDGTPVPLTARDVEEEKLSKGRHEHVNVEYWGKAGFEGEMSRAPDGGPIAFRNNTYKALRVLGEGYNLYYSVWCTNEHELYDLTTDPYELNNLHPSVSGNIEQKLLGYPIQKVISRLDALLLVLKSCKGLTCVKPWEVLHPAGDVQTLSDALDDVFDVFYDEQIKVEYGWCEEGYIVEAEGPQVPAIYQGTRWSDWW, encoded by the exons ATGAGGATACTGGCTATTAACTTAATTCTGGCAGCGTCTGCGCTGGCCCTGGATCAAGCGCCTCTTCAGCTGCAGGATAGCAGCAGTGGGAATATCCCGgacatcatccgcaacaaTGACACGCACGGGCGTCCGAACATTGTTTTTATCCTAGTAGATGATCAAGACTTGCAGATGGACTCCTTGTCCTACACACCGCATACGAATCACTACATTAGAGACCAGGGAGTCTTCTATAAGAACCACTTCGTCACAACAGCGTTGTGTTGTCCGTCCCGCGTGAGCCTGTGGACCGGAAAACAGGCGCATAATACCAATGTCACGGAGATCTATCCCCCATACG GAGGATATCCGAAATTCGTCTCAGAAGGCCACAACGAAAACTGGCTGCCATTGTGGCTTCAAGACGCGGGATACAACACCTACTACACTGGCAAGCTCTTTAACGCGCACACCGTGGATAACTACAATTTGCCATTCGCCAAGGGCTTCAATACTTCCGACTTTGTTCTGGACCCATACACTTACCAATATCTCCACCCGGTCTATCAAAGGAATCATGACCCGCCCATTTCCTACTCCGGACAACACACCATCGACGTCCTCAGGAAGAAAGCGCTCGACTTACTGGACGACGCAGTCGCAGAGAGTCACGAAAGacccttctttcttactaTCGCACCAATTGCGCCGCATTCTAACTTTGAAATGACCAATGCGAGTGACTACACGACGTTTCGCTTCTCGGCGCCGATCCCGTTGGAACGGCATAAGGATTTGTTCCCCGAGGTCAAGGTGCCGCGGACGGAGCATTTTAACCCTGATCAG CCCAGCGGAGTCAACTGGATCAGTACCCTCCCCCAGCAAAACCAGAGCAGTATCGACTCCAACGACGAGTTCTATCGCGCCCGTCTACGCGCGCTTCAAGGAGTCGATGAAATTGTCGAACAGATTGTTCAACGTTTAGAAGATGCAGGTGTTCTTGATAACACGTATATTTTCTATACGTCCGACAATGGCTACCACATCGGCCAGCACCGACTACATCCCGGCAAGGAATGTGGGTTTGAAGAGGATATTCGCGTGCCAATGTTCATTCGAGGACCTGGTATCCCGAGTGGTGAGGAGGTTGGCTTTGTGACAACGCATATCGATTTGGCACCTACTATCTTTGAGATAGCTGGGTTGGATCTCAAGGAAGAGTTTGATGGTACTCCCGTACCATTGACGGCAAGGGAtgtggaagaggagaaattATCGAAGGGTCGACATGAACATGTCAATGTCGAATATTGGGGTAAAGCGGGATTTGAAGGCGAAATGAGCAGAGCGC CTGATGGAGGACCTATAGCCTTCCGGAACAATACCTACAAGGCTCTAAGAGTCTTAGGAGAAGGGTATAATCTCTATTACTCTGTATGGTGTACCAATGAGCATGAACTGTATGACCTAACG ACCGATCCCTACGAACTCAATAATCTCCATCCTTCTGTTTCTGGAAACATCGAGCAGAAATTACTCGGCTATCCAATTCAAAAGGTCATCTCCCGCTTAGATGCCCTATTGCTTGTTCTGAAATCCTGTAAGGGATTGACCTGTGTCAAACCATGGGAGGTCCTTCACCCCGCTGGTGATGTCCAAACTCTGAGTGATGCTCTGGATGACGTATTTGATGTGTTCTACGATGAGCAGATTAAGGTTGAGTATGGATGGTGCGAGGAGGGTTATATCGTGGAGGCAGAAGGACCGCAGGTTCCTGCGATATACCAGGGGACACGATGGAGTGATTGGTGGTGA
- a CDS encoding uncharacterized protein (predicted protein) yields the protein MQLTRLSAVLLLSGAYAAVAPEGPAPTEIPGGCNPAHPGSCPETATEIPGGLGCNPAHPGSCPTPTDIPGGCNPAHPGSCPTPTEIPGGCNPAHPGSCPESTEIPGGLGCNPAHPGSCPESTQIPGGCNTAHPGSCPTPTEIHGGCNPAHPGSCPTPTGIPGGCNPAHPGSCPSVTVVSGSSTYLSPVAAVTPSGFSSIAGIPGGCNPAHPGSCPSVTVVSGSSTYMSPVPVATSSGKFSGNLT from the coding sequence ATGCAACTCACTCGTTTATCTgccgtccttcttctctccggAGCCTACGCTGCAGTAGCACCGGAAGGTCCTGCGCCCACCGAGATCCCGGGTGGTTGCAACCCAGCTCATCCTGGAAGCTGTCCCGAGACTGCCACTGAGATTCCCGGAGGTCTGGGCTGCAATCCTGCTCACCCTGGCAGCTGCCCTACCCCAACTGATATTCCCGGTGGATGTAACCCAGCGCATCCCGGCAGCTGCCCTACTCCTACCGAGATCCCTGGAGGCTGCAACCCAGCTCACCCTGGAAGCTGCCCCGAATCCACCGAAATCCCCGGTGGTCTGGGCTGCAACCCAGCTCATCCTGGCAGCTGCCCTGAGTCCACCCAAATCCCTGGTGGATGTAACACTGCTCACCCAGGTAGCTGCCCTACGCCAACCGAGATCCACGGAGGTTGCAACCCAGCGCATCCCGGCAGCTGTCCTACTCCTACTGGAATCCCCGGTGGCTGCAACCCCGCTCACCCCGGAAGCTGCCCCAGCGTGACCGTGGTGTCCGGTAGCTCGACCTACCTCTCCCCCGTCGCCGCCGTGACCCCATCTGGCTTCAGCAGCATCGCTGGTATTCCTGGTGGCTGCAACCCAGCTCACCCTGGAAGCTGCCCCAGCGTGACTGTTGTGTCTGGCAGCTCCACCTACATGTCccctgttcctgttgctaCTTCCTCTGGCAAGTTCTCGGGTAATCTGACGTAA
- a CDS encoding uncharacterized protein (predicted unsaturated glucuronyl hydrolase involved in regulation of bacterial surface properties, and related proteins): MATMARFKATILSSVLLPLLLSSHGAAVPSPPSCNADTRPYSAWMADSVISRGQAVLPAGTTPEASTFLQIGVFQNAILQLKEYYGSPENACAQADWDTYLKESTQSVTPWLLNATKDTQYPLDRFSDGNGLFYQYERTDNETYKAALDALQQSIYLQPKNKYGGYWYFKYPNWSYLDGMYSLIPFYSTYTARFAAENSSAVGKDLVYQLDLLWSHCHQNNTGLLVHGYDASKTAVWANPVTGGSPIVWIRSLGWYMMALVDILEISRQQGVLNQEQWNHVHQRFVALSNAVMAAADPETGCWWQVMTDPNREGNYIESSGSAMFTYALYKGARLGLLHGIPEEALLPASLASKCYGHLLQDFVVDNKNGTLGYNGTVSVCSLSSNATYEPLLYNSLHGTSSFILASVEHERATNVSGN, from the exons ATGGCTACCATGGCTAGGTTTAAAGCAACAATATTGTCTTCCGTACTCTTACCACTGCTGCTCTCTTCCCATGGAGCAGCAGTACCATCACCGCCGTCCTGCAATGCGGACACGCGTCCTTACTCAGCCTGGATGGCCGACAGTGTCATCTCTCGCGGACAAGCCGTCTTGCCTGCAGGAACAACACCAGAAGCGTCAACCTTTCTTCAGATCGGTGTTTTTCAAAACGCAATTTTACAACTAAAAGAGTACTACGGGTCTCCGGAAAACGCATGCGCACAGGCCGATTGGGATACCTACCTCAAAGAGAGTACGCAGAGCGTCACTCCTTGGCTTCTCAATGCCACCAAGGATACTCAGTATCCTCTTGATCGATTCTCTGATGGCAATGGGCTATTTTACCA ATATGAGCGAACGGATAACGAAACTTATAAAGCGGCGCTGGATGCATTGCAGCAGTCCATCTACCTTCAACCCAAGAACAAATATG GGGGGTACTGGTATTTCAAATACCCAAACTGGAGTTACCTTGACGGCATGTACTCGCTCATTCCCTTCTATTCTACCTACACGGCCAGGTTCGCGGCCGAGAATAGTAGTGCGGTAGGAAAGGATCTTGTTTATCAACTCGACCTCCTTTGGTCCCATTGTCATCAGAACAACACCGGCCTACTGGTACACGGGTATGACGCATCAAAAACAGCGGTCTGGGCGAATCCGGTCACGGGTGGAAGCCCAATTGTGTGGATTCGCTCTTTGGGCTGGTATATGATGGCCTTGGTAGATATTCTGGAGATCTCACGCCAGCAAGGTGTCCTCAATCAGGAGCAGTGGAACCATGTGCACCAACGATTTGTTGCGCTTTCTAATGCAGTCATGGCGGCGGCTGATCCGGAGACTGGTTGCTGGTGGCAGGTTATGACGGATCCGAACAGAGAGGGAAATTACATCGAGTCCAGTGGATCAGCGATGTTCACGTATGCGCTCTACAAAGGTGCGCGACTGGGCCTTTTGCACGGCATCCCAGAGGAAGCTCTGCTACCCGCATCTCTCGCAAGCAAATGCTATGGCCATCTTTTGCAGGACTTCGTGGTCGACAACAAGAATGGGACACTGGGGTATAATGGCACGGTATCGGTTTGTAGTCTGAGCTCGAATGCAACCTATGAG CCCCTCCTCTACAACAGTTTGCATGGCACTTCCTCCTTTATTCTCGCCAGCGTGGAGCACGAGCGTGCCACCAATGTGTCTGGAAATTAA